Proteins encoded within one genomic window of Geotalea daltonii FRC-32:
- a CDS encoding TIGR03905 family TSCPD domain-containing protein: MQIRYNTLGTCASRIDIEIDNGVIQSAAFIDGCAGNTQAVGALVKGMAVEEAIRRLKGIACQGDTSCPDQLARALEQALL, translated from the coding sequence ATGCAGATAAGATATAATACATTAGGCACCTGTGCATCAAGGATTGATATTGAAATTGACAACGGCGTAATACAATCAGCCGCTTTTATCGATGGTTGCGCCGGAAACACCCAGGCAGTCGGTGCACTGGTCAAGGGGATGGCCGTTGAAGAGGCAATCAGAAGGCTTAAGGGTATTGCCTGCCAGGGAGACACCTCATGTCCGGATCAGTTGGCCAGGGCACTGGAACAGGCACTGCTATAG
- a CDS encoding DUF2845 domain-containing protein, translating into MNKFLLFFTACLLVVGFVEAGFAVESSTCRCTNGIVSTGDAMVEVIAKCGEPTMKTQREEKRLGPDKKGFSIVTIDEWNYNFGPNAFMYAFRFVDGRVERIDSLDYGY; encoded by the coding sequence ATGAACAAGTTTCTGCTTTTTTTTACTGCCTGTCTGCTTGTCGTTGGTTTTGTCGAGGCCGGCTTTGCCGTCGAATCCAGCACATGTCGCTGCACTAATGGAATTGTTTCCACTGGCGATGCCATGGTTGAAGTGATCGCCAAATGCGGTGAACCGACAATGAAGACCCAGCGCGAGGAGAAAAGGCTTGGGCCGGACAAAAAAGGTTTCAGTATCGTCACCATCGATGAGTGGAATTATAACTTCGGCCCCAATGCCTTCATGTATGCCTTCAGGTTTGTCGATGGCCGGGTTGAGCGGATCGACAGTCTTGACTACGGATATTGA
- a CDS encoding response regulator — translation MENPGAKPARKILVMDDDEMIRFIAEQTLSKAGYDVTCVADGAAAVKAYVAACKGDRPYIAVFLDLNIPGGMGGKETMKRLLDVDPAAKGFVMSGDPTDPVMQDFAVHGFHGAVDKRLLYKKAELDAILSALA, via the coding sequence ATGGAAAACCCGGGGGCAAAACCGGCAAGGAAGATACTCGTCATGGACGACGACGAAATGATCCGTTTTATCGCCGAGCAGACGCTAAGCAAGGCCGGATATGATGTAACCTGTGTCGCCGACGGGGCAGCGGCAGTGAAAGCATATGTTGCCGCCTGCAAGGGGGATAGGCCATACATCGCTGTTTTTCTCGATCTCAACATCCCCGGGGGTATGGGGGGCAAGGAGACCATGAAACGCTTGCTGGATGTTGATCCGGCAGCAAAGGGTTTCGTCATGAGCGGTGATCCCACCGACCCGGTAATGCAGGATTTTGCCGTCCATGGTTTTCATGGTGCTGTAGATAAACGACTGCTATACAAGAAAGCGGAATTAGACGCTATTTTGAGTGCACTTGCTTAG
- the ybaK gene encoding Cys-tRNA(Pro) deacylase has translation MSKEKIAVTPAVRMLRAEKARFVPHLYNYEEKGGTAVSARELGVDEHCIIKTLIMEDDARQPLVVLMHGDCQVSTKELARVLGVKSVAPCSPEVANRHSGYLVGGTSPFGTRRTMPVYMEETIHELPQIYINGGKRGFLVAMDPQEVERLLKPVLVRVGI, from the coding sequence ATGTCAAAGGAAAAAATAGCGGTAACACCTGCAGTGCGCATGCTTCGCGCCGAAAAAGCCCGGTTCGTCCCCCATCTATACAATTACGAGGAAAAGGGGGGCACGGCCGTATCCGCACGAGAACTGGGAGTTGATGAACATTGCATCATAAAGACACTGATTATGGAGGATGACGCCAGGCAGCCCCTGGTTGTGCTCATGCATGGGGATTGCCAGGTTTCCACCAAGGAACTGGCCAGGGTCCTGGGGGTGAAGAGTGTTGCTCCCTGCAGCCCGGAGGTTGCCAACCGGCATTCGGGGTATCTGGTAGGTGGTACCTCCCCATTCGGTACACGGCGTACCATGCCGGTTTATATGGAAGAGACCATTCATGAGCTGCCACAGATATACATCAACGGCGGCAAACGGGGCTTTCTCGTTGCCATGGACCCACAGGAGGTGGAGCGACTGCTGAAGCCCGTCCTGGTAAGGGTGGGGATATGA
- a CDS encoding SIR2 family NAD-dependent protein deacylase: MDDMFFRAAEAVRNAGALVITAGAGMGVDSGLPDFRGDKGFWQAYPMYERLGISFIGAANPEHFERDPAFGWGFYGHRTNLYRQTVPHAGFSLLRSWVERFNLDHFVVTSNVDGQFQKAGFPEDRIWEVHGSIHHLQCTAPCSLNIWGNRESIPVDTDTMRARSIPRCISCKGVARPNILMFGDYGWISARTDRQEGRFEEFLDSARQKPMVVIEMGAGTAIPTIRHLSEHLGSRKGVTLVRINPREAQVAVPHLSLACGALEGVTAINGSM, encoded by the coding sequence ATGGATGACATGTTCTTTCGGGCTGCCGAGGCTGTCAGGAACGCCGGGGCGCTGGTGATAACGGCCGGTGCCGGGATGGGGGTGGATTCGGGACTTCCCGACTTCCGCGGGGACAAGGGCTTCTGGCAGGCCTATCCCATGTATGAACGGCTCGGCATCAGCTTCATCGGCGCTGCCAATCCTGAACATTTCGAGCGGGATCCCGCCTTTGGCTGGGGTTTTTACGGCCACCGCACCAACCTTTATCGCCAAACCGTTCCCCATGCCGGATTCTCCCTCCTCAGGTCCTGGGTTGAGCGTTTCAATCTTGATCATTTCGTCGTCACCTCCAACGTGGACGGCCAATTCCAGAAGGCGGGCTTTCCTGAAGACCGTATTTGGGAGGTTCACGGCTCCATCCACCATCTCCAGTGCACGGCACCATGTTCCCTCAATATCTGGGGCAACCGGGAGAGCATCCCGGTAGATACGGATACCATGCGTGCCCGCTCCATCCCACGCTGCATCAGCTGCAAAGGGGTCGCCCGGCCCAATATCCTCATGTTCGGCGACTACGGCTGGATCAGCGCCCGTACCGATCGCCAGGAAGGGCGCTTCGAAGAATTCCTGGATTCCGCCAGGCAGAAGCCCATGGTGGTAATCGAAATGGGAGCAGGAACGGCCATTCCCACCATCCGCCATCTAAGCGAGCACCTGGGCTCAAGGAAAGGCGTCACCCTTGTCCGCATAAATCCCCGTGAAGCGCAGGTTGCAGTCCCCCACCTGTCCCTGGCATGTGGAGCCCTGGAGGGAGTGACAGCCATAAACGGTTCCATGTGA
- the dusB gene encoding tRNA dihydrouridine synthase DusB, with the protein MKTLLSLGSLQLENNLILAPMAGLTNLPMRILARECGAALTFTEMISVNGLVREGKKTFDLLRRDPMDRPMGIQIFGDDPQLLAEGARLVEQYGELIDINMGCPVRKVVGSGAGSALLREPAKVGMIIKAVRKATSLPLTIKIRTGWGAADHTFLEIGRIAEAEGVDGVTLHPRSRAQMFEGHADWSRIRELKEALSIPVIGSGDIFTAADVVAMIDQTGCDGVMVARGGLGNPWLFREALALLSGNEPIPPTAAEKRSLALRHLDLFLEATGEHVAVREMRKHLSWYAKGMPGAAHFRAMINHIEDRTALIAALEDFFSEPAHAH; encoded by the coding sequence TTGAAAACTTTGCTTTCTCTCGGCTCACTGCAGCTGGAAAACAACCTTATCCTCGCTCCCATGGCTGGCCTTACCAATCTTCCCATGCGTATCCTCGCCCGGGAATGCGGTGCCGCTCTCACTTTTACCGAAATGATCAGCGTCAACGGCCTGGTCCGGGAAGGGAAGAAAACCTTCGATCTTTTGCGCAGAGATCCCATGGATCGCCCCATGGGCATCCAGATCTTCGGCGACGACCCTCAGCTCTTGGCTGAAGGGGCGCGGCTCGTGGAGCAATACGGCGAGCTGATCGACATCAACATGGGTTGTCCGGTGCGCAAGGTGGTGGGCAGCGGCGCCGGCAGTGCCCTGTTGCGAGAGCCGGCAAAGGTGGGGATGATTATCAAGGCAGTGCGCAAGGCGACTTCCCTGCCATTGACCATCAAGATCCGCACCGGCTGGGGGGCCGCCGATCATACCTTCCTCGAGATCGGGCGAATTGCCGAGGCCGAAGGTGTTGATGGAGTGACTCTGCATCCCCGCAGCCGAGCCCAGATGTTCGAGGGTCATGCCGACTGGTCCAGGATCAGGGAATTGAAAGAGGCGCTTTCCATACCGGTCATCGGCAGCGGCGACATCTTCACTGCCGCCGACGTGGTTGCCATGATCGACCAGACCGGCTGCGACGGAGTCATGGTCGCCCGCGGCGGATTGGGTAATCCTTGGCTTTTCAGGGAGGCTCTGGCCCTGTTGTCGGGGAACGAACCAATACCCCCGACCGCTGCCGAAAAGCGGTCGCTGGCTTTGCGGCACCTGGATCTTTTCCTGGAGGCAACCGGTGAACATGTTGCGGTCAGAGAAATGCGCAAGCACCTATCCTGGTATGCCAAGGGGATGCCGGGCGCAGCCCATTTTCGTGCCATGATCAATCACATTGAAGACAGAACGGCACTGATAGCGGCACTGGAGGATTTCTTCTCGGAGCCTGCACATGCCCATTGA
- a CDS encoding two-component system sensor histidine kinase NtrB, translating to MPIEHLEEYYANVIDSVGDGVIVLDIQGLVTLLNPAAEEMVGISLRQARKAHFSDLFKGEEILLDMVHKTAQTGMTISDHENIILKKVGRLIPVSATTSPLMKADGDRIGTILILRDLTNIRELEDAVRQADRLSSLGALAAGLAHEIKNPLGGIKGAAQLLEMELPDNPELRDYTRVMLKEVQRVNRIVEDLLALASPRKLELSKVNLHKVLGDILLLQKRAVDGRRITFIQQFDPSIPPILADESLLTQLFLNLIKNAVEAVGDGGQVKVKSRILSDYSMMPKGEGRSRLVAIDVCDDGPGIDKEELDHLFTPFYTTKSKGTGLGLAICQKIIAEHRGMIRVDSEPGKGTAFTVMLPLI from the coding sequence ATGCCCATTGAGCATCTTGAGGAATACTATGCCAACGTCATCGACAGCGTCGGCGATGGGGTGATCGTTCTTGATATCCAGGGGCTGGTGACGCTGCTCAACCCGGCAGCCGAAGAGATGGTCGGCATTTCCCTGCGCCAGGCCCGAAAGGCGCACTTTTCAGACCTGTTCAAGGGTGAGGAGATCCTGCTGGACATGGTGCATAAGACGGCACAGACCGGCATGACCATCTCCGACCACGAAAACATCATTCTGAAGAAGGTGGGCAGGCTGATACCGGTGAGCGCCACCACGTCGCCGCTGATGAAGGCTGACGGCGACAGGATCGGCACCATCCTTATCCTGCGGGATCTGACCAATATCCGCGAGCTGGAAGATGCTGTCCGCCAGGCAGACCGGCTTTCTTCACTGGGGGCACTGGCTGCCGGCCTTGCCCATGAAATAAAAAACCCTCTGGGGGGAATCAAGGGGGCGGCGCAGCTCCTGGAGATGGAGCTGCCGGACAATCCCGAGTTGCGTGATTATACCAGGGTAATGCTGAAGGAAGTGCAGCGGGTCAATCGCATCGTCGAGGATCTCCTGGCCCTGGCGTCTCCCCGCAAACTGGAACTTTCCAAGGTCAACCTGCACAAGGTCCTTGGGGACATCCTCCTTTTGCAGAAGAGGGCAGTTGACGGGCGCAGGATTACCTTTATCCAGCAGTTCGATCCCAGCATCCCTCCCATATTAGCCGATGAATCGCTGTTGACGCAGCTTTTTCTCAACCTGATCAAGAATGCCGTGGAGGCGGTGGGGGATGGAGGGCAGGTGAAGGTGAAGAGCCGCATCCTCTCGGACTACAGCATGATGCCCAAAGGGGAGGGCCGCTCCCGCCTGGTGGCCATCGACGTGTGCGACGACGGCCCCGGCATCGACAAGGAAGAGCTGGATCATCTTTTTACCCCGTTCTACACCACAAAGAGCAAGGGTACCGGTCTCGGGCTTGCCATCTGCCAGAAGATCATCGCCGAGCACCGGGGCATGATCAGGGTAGATTCGGAGCCCGGCAAGGGGACGGCATTCACGGTGATGCTGCCGTTAATTTAA
- a CDS encoding sigma-54-dependent transcriptional regulator, with amino-acid sequence MPINNILVADDEESMRWVLSKALKKKGFNVDLAKDGDEALRNIKMHSYDLAILDIKMPGLSGLELLDRVRELKSDLLVVIMTAEASMKNAVEAMKRGAYDYLTKPFDLDVIDAIVEKVNRAREMTTQVTLLKEELKDRYQLEKTIIGNSPAMREIYKTIGKVAPSDVTVLVQGESGTGKELIARAIHFNSKRLGKPFVALNCAAIPKELLESELFGFEKGAFTGAVERKLGKFEQANNGTIFLDEIGDMPFDLQSKILRVLQEKEVTRTGGSQTISVDVRVVAATNQDLEEMVRKKQFREDLFYRLNVIPLHLVPLRERSEDIPLLVDYFLAKVCAELEVPVKTCSPDAIRLLTSYNWPGNVRELENTIKRAVILSVDPLLTAADFSGLRVQKGGEPVQSEDLSLEGIVDIKLRGSFTNMEKMESGDVYTMVLEQVERPLIRFVLEKTRGNQVRAADILGINRNTLRKKITELGIEVKKD; translated from the coding sequence ATGCCGATCAACAACATTCTAGTCGCCGACGACGAAGAGAGCATGCGCTGGGTCCTGTCCAAGGCCCTGAAGAAAAAAGGGTTCAACGTGGACCTGGCCAAGGATGGCGACGAGGCCCTGCGCAACATCAAGATGCACAGCTATGATCTGGCGATTCTCGATATCAAGATGCCCGGCCTTTCCGGGCTGGAACTGCTGGACCGGGTGCGGGAGCTGAAGAGCGACCTTCTGGTGGTGATCATGACAGCCGAGGCGAGCATGAAGAACGCCGTGGAGGCCATGAAGCGGGGCGCCTATGACTACCTGACCAAGCCCTTCGACCTGGATGTCATCGACGCCATTGTCGAGAAGGTGAACCGGGCTAGGGAGATGACCACCCAGGTGACCCTGCTCAAGGAGGAGCTGAAGGACCGTTACCAGCTGGAAAAAACCATCATCGGCAATTCCCCTGCCATGCGGGAGATCTACAAGACCATCGGCAAGGTGGCTCCCAGCGACGTGACCGTCCTTGTCCAGGGCGAATCGGGAACCGGCAAGGAGCTCATTGCCCGGGCCATTCACTTCAACTCCAAGCGCCTCGGCAAGCCGTTCGTTGCCCTCAACTGCGCTGCCATTCCCAAGGAACTCCTGGAGAGCGAGCTGTTCGGCTTTGAAAAGGGGGCATTCACCGGCGCCGTCGAGCGGAAGCTGGGCAAGTTCGAGCAGGCCAACAACGGCACTATTTTTCTCGATGAGATCGGCGACATGCCCTTCGACCTGCAGTCGAAGATCCTGCGCGTTCTCCAGGAAAAAGAGGTCACCAGGACCGGCGGTAGCCAGACCATTTCCGTAGATGTACGGGTAGTGGCGGCGACCAACCAGGATCTGGAGGAAATGGTGCGGAAGAAGCAGTTCCGGGAAGATCTCTTCTATCGCCTCAATGTCATCCCCCTGCACCTGGTGCCGCTACGTGAGCGGAGCGAGGACATCCCGCTCCTGGTGGACTATTTCCTGGCAAAGGTCTGTGCCGAACTGGAAGTCCCGGTCAAGACCTGTTCACCCGATGCTATTCGCCTTCTTACCTCCTACAACTGGCCCGGCAATGTCAGGGAACTGGAAAATACCATCAAGCGGGCCGTTATCCTCTCTGTCGATCCACTGCTGACAGCTGCCGATTTCTCCGGCCTGCGGGTGCAGAAGGGTGGAGAACCGGTGCAGAGCGAAGATCTCTCACTTGAAGGAATCGTCGATATCAAGCTGCGCGGCTCCTTTACCAACATGGAAAAGATGGAGAGCGGCGACGTCTACACCATGGTGCTGGAGCAGGTGGAGCGGCCACTTATCCGTTTTGTCCTGGAAAAAACCCGGGGCAATCAGGTGCGTGCCGCAGATATTCTCGGCATCAACCGCAATACCCTGCGCAAGAAGATTACTGAACTGGGGATCGAGGTGAAGAAGGACTGA
- a CDS encoding isochorismatase family protein, whose protein sequence is MGVKEKFFLDSGNAVLVVIDVQEKLCKAMDDKVLAKLCANVSILQEAAAELSLPVFATEQYVKGLGETLPELKEKLCSPALEKMTFSCCGDHNFTDAVRKTGRKQIIITGMETHVCVLQTVLELLDAGFYVHLVKDAVMSRKKDNWQVGVDAAAAAGAVITSTEAVLFQLLRVAGTDAFKKLSKLVR, encoded by the coding sequence ATGGGCGTGAAGGAAAAGTTTTTTCTCGACAGCGGTAATGCGGTACTGGTGGTGATCGATGTGCAGGAAAAGCTGTGCAAGGCCATGGACGACAAGGTGCTGGCCAAGCTTTGCGCCAATGTATCCATCCTCCAGGAAGCGGCCGCCGAGCTCAGCCTCCCGGTCTTTGCCACCGAGCAGTACGTGAAGGGGCTTGGGGAAACCCTGCCTGAGCTGAAGGAGAAGCTGTGTTCGCCGGCATTGGAAAAAATGACCTTCAGTTGCTGCGGTGACCATAATTTCACCGATGCGGTCAGGAAGACCGGCCGCAAGCAGATCATCATTACCGGCATGGAGACCCATGTCTGCGTCCTGCAGACGGTGCTGGAGCTCCTCGATGCAGGGTTTTATGTGCACTTGGTGAAAGATGCGGTCATGAGCCGCAAAAAGGATAACTGGCAAGTGGGTGTGGACGCTGCCGCCGCCGCCGGAGCGGTCATCACCTCCACCGAGGCCGTCCTCTTCCAACTGTTGCGGGTGGCCGGAACGGATGCCTTCAAGAAGCTGTCCAAGCTGGTTCGGTAA
- a CDS encoding helix-turn-helix domain-containing protein, producing MATDEADPATNYGKVSTSRDIGRIIRMKRKEIGVRQETAAGMSGVGTKFLSQLENGKETAELGKTLQILRKLGLEVYVFPRSRNPLRGDK from the coding sequence ATGGCCACCGATGAAGCGGATCCGGCTACCAATTACGGTAAAGTTTCCACATCCCGAGATATTGGCAGGATTATCCGGATGAAAAGAAAGGAAATCGGCGTTCGTCAGGAAACCGCCGCCGGCATGTCGGGAGTGGGAACGAAATTTTTATCCCAGCTGGAGAACGGCAAAGAAACCGCTGAACTGGGCAAGACCCTGCAGATTTTACGAAAGCTGGGCCTTGAAGTATACGTGTTTCCCCGTTCCCGAAACCCTCTCAGGGGGGATAAATGA
- a CDS encoding type II toxin-antitoxin system HipA family toxin — MSRKLLVFLQDSCVGELVQRGDSLTFTYAPSYFSTSGSLPLSRHLPIRAASFGHEETHAFFANLLPEGAMRDYLARQLGISGENVYALLEAAGGDCIGAISLRPDGTPGKGGTYRPISEEELALHLDNLPVFPFAGEENVRLSLPGAQNKVPIYFDGTGFFVPEGDCPSSHIIKTPIEKLDDTVVNEAFCMTLAARIGLPVPMARLASIAGRQVYMIERYDRKKIDGAVMRLHQEDFCQALGVPPRLNKYEKEGGPGFQACFRLVEEWSDEPLLDTGNLLNWALFNFLIGNADAHAKNLSFLYAGGTIRLAPFYDLISTAVYPRVNNKFAMKMGGQKDPRYLQQTDLQHFAAETGINVRAVRSAFRELAMACEPLAMAVAEEFRKTAGPAPIIDAILKIIAERTGKVRALAS, encoded by the coding sequence ATGAGCCGGAAACTGTTGGTGTTCCTGCAGGACAGCTGCGTGGGCGAACTGGTGCAAAGGGGAGACAGTCTCACTTTCACCTATGCCCCATCCTACTTCTCAACAAGCGGTTCGCTTCCCCTTTCCCGTCATTTGCCTATTCGAGCGGCGTCATTTGGACATGAAGAGACCCATGCCTTTTTTGCCAACCTCTTGCCCGAAGGTGCCATGAGGGACTACCTGGCCCGGCAACTGGGAATTTCGGGCGAAAACGTCTATGCTCTTTTGGAAGCCGCAGGGGGCGATTGCATCGGTGCAATATCCCTGCGACCCGACGGAACCCCAGGTAAAGGAGGGACCTACAGGCCCATTTCCGAAGAGGAGCTTGCCCTACATCTTGACAATCTGCCGGTCTTTCCCTTTGCAGGTGAGGAAAATGTGCGCCTGTCTCTGCCCGGTGCCCAGAACAAGGTGCCTATTTATTTCGATGGTACCGGCTTCTTCGTTCCAGAGGGTGACTGTCCGTCGTCCCATATTATCAAGACACCCATAGAAAAACTGGATGACACAGTCGTTAACGAGGCCTTCTGCATGACGCTGGCAGCGAGAATAGGCCTGCCGGTACCTATGGCCAGGCTTGCCTCCATTGCCGGCCGGCAGGTCTACATGATTGAGCGCTATGACAGGAAAAAGATCGATGGCGCTGTGATGCGGTTGCATCAGGAGGACTTCTGTCAAGCATTGGGAGTTCCACCGAGGCTTAATAAGTACGAGAAGGAGGGTGGCCCTGGATTTCAGGCCTGTTTCAGGCTTGTCGAGGAGTGGAGCGATGAGCCGCTGCTCGATACTGGAAATCTGCTGAATTGGGCCTTGTTCAATTTCCTTATTGGCAATGCCGATGCCCACGCAAAAAACCTGTCTTTCCTGTATGCCGGGGGGACCATAAGGCTGGCGCCATTTTACGACCTCATCAGTACGGCCGTATACCCGCGGGTGAACAACAAATTTGCCATGAAAATGGGGGGGCAAAAAGATCCGCGATATCTTCAGCAGACTGACCTGCAGCATTTTGCCGCTGAAACAGGCATCAATGTCCGTGCTGTCAGGTCAGCATTCCGAGAGTTGGCAATGGCTTGCGAACCGCTGGCTATGGCCGTGGCAGAGGAGTTTAGGAAAACAGCGGGTCCGGCCCCGATTATAGATGCGATTCTGAAAATCATTGCAGAACGCACCGGGAAAGTAAGAGCTTTGGCATCCTGA
- a CDS encoding cytochrome c3 family protein, translated as MNPIITVFVLFATLLPFTALGTTGNDSCRNCHENPTRMLELGAQAFTITQQDVEQQSHMPATCSQCHLGNPDGASKDEAHQGLARLIRVRKKGLTADITPRNAPLEYGSNEMNKIYVTTEKDGKSIKDANVVALSWHDKRTDNLTQDFVTLKKTCGTCHPQQFEEFSRSTMGTNAKQTQYKSWIDKDRGPHNCGTWFDGNYAEIQANTMTAIPKDGYAINQRACNTCHVGCLDCHFNPQPRNAKFPAIGAHSFVKTPTSQSCYGNGRASICHAGPEDRRRGAGYFGGSFSFPEGNKPDVHVAANVGCLDCHESTKTNKSLGHGMVKRQAYDACPRCHSKAVKSHVASVHKNLSCEACHIQQVAGYQGTYWGPGKIGGAETAFLKYKAYYGIMQEPILIKDQKGRWIPVKPFPMAVMNQKQSPYKPGLQWRFPATLPDLQRTDDAWAYTGLHGGLPENNKALTWLQIDKMSHKLGKARSCDSCHEDSAGRQLQKVSWDYSDPGAAPFSGSHTVIADKTGLYIKGIKADEPIILEKGYTLSAFAPWFYLKEIWAVPGDFSLPALKDRVNYDRTKGNLPRLREDGIVHK; from the coding sequence ATGAATCCCATTATCACCGTCTTTGTACTATTTGCGACCCTGTTGCCATTTACAGCATTGGGTACCACAGGCAACGACAGCTGCCGCAACTGCCATGAGAACCCAACGAGGATGCTCGAATTGGGAGCTCAGGCATTCACCATAACCCAGCAGGACGTGGAACAGCAGAGCCACATGCCGGCCACTTGCAGCCAGTGTCATTTGGGAAATCCGGATGGGGCAAGCAAGGATGAAGCGCACCAGGGCTTGGCCCGCCTCATACGGGTACGGAAGAAGGGCTTGACCGCGGATATTACCCCCCGCAATGCCCCTTTGGAATACGGCAGTAATGAGATGAACAAGATCTATGTAACAACTGAAAAGGACGGCAAAAGTATCAAGGATGCCAATGTTGTCGCCCTCTCATGGCATGATAAAAGGACCGACAATCTCACCCAGGACTTCGTCACTCTCAAAAAGACCTGTGGAACTTGTCACCCACAACAGTTTGAGGAATTCAGCAGAAGCACCATGGGGACCAACGCCAAACAAACCCAGTACAAAAGCTGGATCGACAAAGATCGCGGTCCCCACAATTGCGGAACCTGGTTCGACGGCAATTACGCGGAGATACAGGCCAATACCATGACTGCCATACCCAAAGATGGGTATGCCATCAACCAGAGGGCCTGCAATACCTGTCATGTCGGCTGCCTTGATTGCCATTTCAATCCGCAGCCGCGGAACGCGAAATTCCCGGCAATTGGTGCCCATAGCTTTGTCAAAACCCCCACATCCCAGAGCTGCTACGGCAACGGTCGTGCTTCCATCTGTCATGCCGGTCCCGAGGACAGGCGGCGCGGAGCCGGCTACTTTGGCGGATCATTCTCTTTCCCCGAGGGGAACAAACCCGATGTTCATGTTGCCGCCAATGTGGGTTGTCTCGATTGCCATGAAAGCACAAAAACCAACAAGTCCCTTGGCCATGGCATGGTCAAACGCCAGGCCTATGATGCCTGCCCCCGTTGTCATTCCAAGGCCGTAAAGAGCCACGTCGCCTCTGTGCATAAAAACCTGTCCTGTGAAGCCTGCCATATTCAGCAGGTGGCTGGTTACCAGGGCACCTACTGGGGACCCGGCAAAATAGGGGGGGCCGAGACTGCTTTTCTGAAATACAAGGCCTATTACGGCATCATGCAGGAGCCGATTCTGATCAAGGACCAGAAAGGGAGATGGATTCCCGTCAAGCCTTTCCCCATGGCCGTCATGAACCAGAAGCAGTCACCCTACAAGCCGGGGCTGCAGTGGCGTTTTCCCGCCACATTGCCGGATCTGCAGCGGACCGACGATGCATGGGCTTACACCGGCCTCCATGGTGGCTTGCCTGAGAACAACAAGGCGCTGACCTGGCTTCAGATCGACAAGATGTCCCATAAGCTGGGAAAAGCCCGCAGCTGTGATTCATGCCATGAAGACTCGGCAGGCAGGCAGTTGCAGAAGGTTTCATGGGATTATTCCGATCCCGGTGCTGCCCCATTCAGTGGGTCCCACACGGTGATCGCGGATAAAACAGGCCTTTACATAAAAGGGATAAAAGCAGACGAACCGATAATCCTTGAGAAGGGGTATACTCTATCCGCATTTGCGCCATGGTTCTATCTGAAGGAGATCTGGGCAGTGCCGGGGGATTTCTCCCTGCCCGCCCTTAAAGACCGGGTGAACTACGACCGGACGAAAGGCAACCTTCCCAGGCTGCGGGAAGATGGGATCGTGCACAAGTAG
- a CDS encoding Kazal-type serine protease inhibitor family protein, with translation MTGIVRRLWVVMVTVCLFAAAVPLCAAGATTCYFKSECGAGNYCSKPAGTCGGPGTCAAMPQMCITMWNPVCGCDNRTYGNSCEASRAGVAVAGANECSLYEVYANAPEGGTVYMRNVNYGETFTADLPKSITLLGGFDTGSQTVTGTSTFYAMVVSDGTVDVGNIILQ, from the coding sequence ATGACAGGAATAGTGAGAAGGCTGTGGGTAGTGATGGTAACGGTTTGCCTGTTTGCCGCTGCAGTACCGCTGTGTGCAGCCGGTGCCACAACGTGTTACTTCAAAAGCGAATGTGGAGCGGGCAACTATTGTTCCAAGCCTGCGGGGACCTGCGGTGGGCCGGGGACATGCGCGGCCATGCCGCAGATGTGCATTACCATGTGGAATCCGGTCTGCGGTTGCGACAATCGCACCTATGGGAACAGTTGTGAAGCAAGCAGGGCCGGTGTTGCGGTGGCGGGTGCAAACGAATGCAGCCTGTACGAGGTTTACGCCAATGCCCCGGAGGGGGGCACTGTTTACATGCGCAATGTCAATTACGGCGAGACCTTCACTGCCGATCTTCCCAAATCGATTACGCTCTTGGGAGGTTTCGATACCGGTTCCCAGACAGTGACTGGCACTTCTACCTTTTATGCCATGGTTGTCTCTGACGGCACCGTGGACGTGGGAAATATTATCCTGCAATAG